A genome region from Archaeoglobus fulgidus DSM 4304 includes the following:
- a CDS encoding sensor histidine kinase: MEFDASFWRKVVDKSLAAIYITDENGKVLYVNDVVERATKYSKEEIYAMESIFELAHPEDRRYLKREFEELGEEGRFYESRYITKDGRVRHVWGFTAKFTFLGKSYIIGNWIDVTKSKELEQALRESEEFYRTLVEDSLTPVYLLQDGIMVYVNKAFEEATGYKREEIVGRNPFFLIHPEDRGLVYKRYIEREKGLRDTMETYSWRIIRKDGEVRWVTARPGRVTYRGRPAVAATVVDTTEIHKLNIELKKKGEYLAFVNKVMRHDIANAITAIRAVLEIVRDSPEEAEKLIPLAIRRSDYVFRLINDARELEKALEELKPVNVAEMVREVAEQFRNVEVSVEAENVVVSANEGLRAVLNNILQNAMVHGGGKARVEVLANERNGIVRVIDYGKGVPDEIKEKIFEEGFTTGEGMGLGLYITKRILEIFGGEIKVRDNEPSGAIFEIKIPKIKEEG; this comes from the coding sequence ATGGAATTCGACGCCAGCTTCTGGAGGAAAGTCGTGGACAAGTCATTGGCGGCCATTTACATTACAGATGAGAACGGCAAGGTTCTTTACGTCAATGATGTGGTGGAGAGGGCAACAAAGTACTCCAAGGAGGAGATTTACGCAATGGAGAGCATCTTTGAGCTCGCACATCCTGAAGACCGCCGATATCTTAAGAGGGAGTTTGAGGAGCTTGGAGAGGAGGGAAGATTTTACGAGTCTCGCTACATAACCAAGGACGGGAGGGTTAGGCACGTTTGGGGGTTTACCGCAAAGTTCACGTTTTTGGGGAAGAGTTACATCATAGGGAACTGGATTGACGTAACGAAGTCAAAAGAGCTTGAGCAGGCTTTAAGAGAGAGCGAGGAGTTCTACAGAACACTCGTTGAGGATTCTCTGACACCCGTTTACCTCTTGCAGGATGGGATAATGGTCTACGTCAACAAGGCCTTCGAAGAGGCAACGGGCTACAAGAGAGAGGAAATCGTTGGTAGAAACCCCTTCTTCCTGATCCATCCCGAAGATAGGGGGCTGGTTTACAAGAGGTACATTGAAAGGGAAAAGGGTCTGCGAGACACAATGGAAACCTACAGCTGGAGGATAATAAGGAAGGACGGGGAAGTCAGGTGGGTAACCGCAAGGCCGGGAAGGGTTACGTACAGAGGTAGGCCAGCGGTTGCCGCCACCGTCGTTGACACGACAGAGATACACAAGCTCAACATAGAGCTCAAAAAGAAAGGAGAGTATCTTGCCTTCGTTAACAAGGTCATGAGGCACGATATTGCCAACGCAATCACAGCAATAAGGGCGGTGCTGGAGATAGTCAGGGACTCTCCAGAAGAGGCAGAAAAACTGATTCCCCTTGCAATCAGAAGGTCTGATTACGTGTTCAGGCTTATCAATGACGCGAGAGAGCTTGAAAAAGCTCTTGAAGAGCTCAAACCTGTCAATGTTGCTGAGATGGTTAGAGAGGTGGCTGAGCAGTTCAGGAACGTTGAGGTGAGTGTTGAGGCAGAAAACGTGGTAGTGAGCGCCAATGAGGGGCTAAGGGCAGTTTTGAACAACATCCTGCAGAACGCAATGGTTCACGGGGGAGGGAAGGCCAGGGTCGAAGTTTTGGCGAACGAAAGGAATGGAATAGTGAGAGTTATTGACTACGGGAAAGGTGTTCCTGATGAGATCAAAGAGAAAATTTTCGAGGAGGGCTTCACCACCGGAGAGGGAATGGGGCTCGGCCTTTACATCACAAAAAGGATTCTCGAAATTTTTGGTGGAGAAATAAAGGTTAGAGACAACGAGCCAAGCGGAGCAATTTTTGAAATAAAAATACCGAAAATTAAAGAGGAAGGCTGA
- a CDS encoding metallophosphoesterase, translating to MRIEEDVLFIGRKAVIADIHLGLVRHYDNELIEKALSIAERVEALIVAGDLKHIGKKGLHERFIREIGEVTDLILIRGNHDIGLSGEKSIRIGKYGIFHGHAVPDEEVLDAKVLIFGHAHPAYFVKDSAGGYRERVFLTGEVEDKRVVVLPAFNDLCASTAVNLDRPAGFMFRRYDYKRWYAIMLDGTLLRIF from the coding sequence ATGAGGATAGAGGAGGATGTGCTCTTTATCGGCAGGAAAGCTGTAATCGCTGACATACATCTCGGTCTGGTTAGGCACTATGATAACGAACTGATTGAGAAGGCTCTCAGCATAGCAGAGCGAGTCGAAGCTCTGATTGTAGCAGGTGATTTGAAGCATATCGGCAAAAAGGGGTTGCACGAGAGGTTTATCAGGGAGATTGGTGAAGTAACTGATCTGATTCTTATAAGGGGAAATCACGACATCGGATTGAGTGGGGAGAAAAGCATCAGAATCGGAAAGTACGGAATTTTCCACGGTCATGCTGTGCCTGATGAGGAAGTCCTGGATGCAAAGGTTCTGATTTTCGGCCACGCACATCCGGCTTACTTCGTAAAAGACTCTGCTGGCGGTTACAGAGAGAGAGTTTTTCTCACAGGAGAGGTTGAAGACAAAAGAGTCGTCGTTCTTCCTGCATTCAACGACCTCTGCGCCTCCACCGCGGTTAACCTTGACAGACCAGCTGGCTTCATGTTCAGGAGGTACGATTACAAAAGATGGTACGCAATTATGCTGGATGGTACACTTTTAAGAATTTTCTGA
- a CDS encoding AN1-type zinc finger domain-containing protein — protein sequence MAKCDFCGKKVDLPFRCNYCGSLFCEDHRLPPKHNCPNIVQWGRKAPPPRTHRKKTYSRRRTSRLKVRTEDNWVPVQVKKKKSGSAIKYLIAIVLLVAIVSAAYTYSRSKQLPDIFPFDVQSGTITFSEVPPSQTVPPSPAIKKCDDGTPYGSCSPTRPLFCDNGSLVKKASLCGCPKKYIPKGDGCIYQLTLGPEHRSLSYCNNGLKSSLPFTVYRGLKEYLSNLPRTFVCDPECPSDQEIYQMIINQPDQVEFIQELIKLIKVIGQTKDDQARIAISIVQMIPYDYEKVFTLSTESWKYPYEALYDYKGVCQDKSLLLALLLKELGFGVVLLVYEDENHMAVGIKCPGRYANYIYQGSGYCFVETTTPSIITDMSGEYLGVGALKSKPKIYIVSDGDSLDSVGKEYQDAREWQRLNAIAEANNYILSHEDYEKWQDLVEKYCIEVKD from the coding sequence ATGGCTAAATGTGATTTCTGTGGCAAAAAAGTGGACTTACCATTTAGATGTAACTATTGTGGAAGTCTTTTTTGTGAAGATCATAGGCTACCTCCTAAACACAACTGTCCTAATATAGTTCAGTGGGGAAGAAAGGCGCCACCACCAAGAACCCACAGAAAGAAAACTTATTCGAGACGCAGAACGTCAAGATTAAAAGTTAGAACGGAGGACAACTGGGTTCCAGTGCAGGTAAAAAAGAAAAAGAGCGGAAGTGCGATTAAGTATCTAATCGCTATAGTTCTACTTGTCGCTATTGTGTCTGCAGCCTATACCTACTCGCGCTCCAAACAGTTACCGGATATCTTCCCTTTTGACGTACAGTCTGGAACGATAACTTTTTCAGAAGTGCCACCTTCGCAAACCGTTCCTCCTTCACCAGCTATCAAAAAGTGTGACGACGGAACTCCATATGGTTCCTGCTCGCCAACAAGACCACTTTTCTGTGATAATGGGTCTCTTGTCAAAAAAGCCTCTTTGTGCGGATGCCCAAAAAAGTACATACCTAAAGGAGATGGCTGCATATATCAGCTAACCTTAGGGCCGGAGCACAGGTCTCTGAGCTACTGCAATAACGGGCTTAAAAGTTCTCTGCCTTTCACAGTGTATAGGGGTCTAAAAGAGTATCTCTCAAATCTCCCCAGAACATTTGTCTGCGATCCAGAATGCCCAAGCGATCAGGAGATTTATCAAATGATTATTAACCAACCAGATCAGGTTGAATTTATCCAAGAACTCATTAAGCTGATAAAGGTAATTGGGCAAACTAAAGATGATCAGGCCAGAATTGCCATTAGCATTGTGCAGATGATTCCTTACGACTACGAGAAGGTTTTCACCCTGAGCACTGAGAGTTGGAAATATCCCTACGAGGCTCTGTATGATTATAAAGGTGTTTGTCAGGACAAATCACTGCTATTGGCCTTGTTGCTTAAGGAACTGGGTTTTGGAGTGGTCTTACTTGTATATGAAGATGAAAACCACATGGCAGTCGGAATAAAGTGCCCCGGAAGATACGCCAATTACATTTACCAAGGCTCTGGCTATTGTTTCGTGGAGACCACAACTCCGAGCATCATTACTGATATGTCTGGAGAGTACTTAGGGGTTGGGGCTCTTAAGTCTAAGCCAAAAATATACATTGTGAGTGATGGAGATTCTCTCGATTCTGTTGGTAAAGAATACCAAGACGCGAGAGAGTGGCAGAGATTAAACGCAATTGCAGAAGCTAACAATTACATTCTTTCACATGAAGATTATGAAAAGTGGCAGGATTTAGTAGAAAAATATTGTATCGAAGTGAAAGATTAA
- a CDS encoding 4Fe-4S binding protein: MKLLLRFDSKTVTEPVLSKATLKTGTLINILRASVGARRGEILIEVDDEKAKEVESFLKEQGVEVIELLEAVQKDDEKCVHCGACVSICPTEAIYINGDKRVAINTEKCVHCGSCVKVCPTRALSLPL; the protein is encoded by the coding sequence GTGAAGCTGCTGCTGAGGTTCGACTCAAAAACCGTTACGGAGCCTGTGCTGTCCAAAGCCACCCTGAAAACGGGAACCCTAATCAATATACTCAGAGCTTCCGTGGGTGCGAGGAGAGGGGAGATTCTGATAGAGGTTGACGATGAAAAGGCAAAGGAGGTGGAGAGCTTTCTTAAGGAGCAGGGGGTAGAGGTTATCGAGCTGCTCGAAGCAGTTCAGAAGGACGATGAGAAGTGCGTTCACTGCGGTGCCTGCGTAAGCATCTGCCCGACGGAGGCGATATACATAAACGGAGACAAGAGAGTAGCGATAAACACGGAGAAGTGCGTTCACTGCGGCTCGTGCGTGAAGGTCTGCCCGACGAGGGCTCTCAGCCTTCCTCTTTAA
- a CDS encoding metal-dependent hydrolase produces the protein MRHTTHVIFSMLFITAIAEFIPSFTEFIPYSYALTISMFSTLLPDIDHPHSYISKSYWGVFSGAILKTTHHRGWTHSLVGAGIFSFIFAILLLIFGSSPIYSIVFFLGYVAHLISDSLNPTGVNWLWPKNGNFRINLVKTGSEGEVLLQKVFLLLFVGLLFYDSMWNNGGLING, from the coding sequence ATGAGGCACACTACACATGTGATCTTCTCAATGCTTTTCATCACCGCAATTGCCGAGTTCATTCCATCGTTCACCGAGTTTATCCCCTATAGCTATGCACTGACAATCTCAATGTTTTCCACTCTGCTCCCTGACATTGATCACCCCCACTCCTACATCAGCAAGAGCTACTGGGGTGTTTTTTCTGGAGCGATTCTAAAAACAACGCATCACAGAGGTTGGACACACAGCCTCGTTGGTGCCGGAATTTTCTCTTTTATTTTTGCAATTTTGCTTTTAATCTTCGGGTCCAGCCCGATTTACTCTATTGTTTTCTTTTTGGGATACGTGGCTCACTTGATCAGTGACAGCTTGAACCCCACAGGAGTGAACTGGTTGTGGCCCAAAAACGGAAATTTTCGGATAAATCTCGTCAAGACAGGTTCTGAAGGAGAAGTTTTACTACAAAAGGTGTTTTTGCTTTTGTTTGTCGGATTGCTTTTTTATGATTCGATGTGGAATAATGGGGGTCTAATAAATGGCTAA
- a CDS encoding C2H2-type zinc finger protein has translation MPECPYCGRWFKTKRGLNQHIAKSHETKFGGVRVLDPTTIDPLGAAERRAERKKKRKKGFGLW, from the coding sequence ATGCCCGAATGTCCTTATTGTGGTAGGTGGTTTAAAACGAAAAGGGGTTTGAATCAGCACATTGCGAAGTCGCATGAAACCAAGTTTGGAGGTGTAAGAGTTTTAGACCCCACGACTATCGATCCACTGGGTGCCGCAGAGAGGCGCGCTGAGAGAAAGAAGAAGAGAAAGAAGGGATTCGGTCTCTGGTGA
- a CDS encoding enoyl-CoA hydratase-related protein, which produces MKFQDIIYEKEGRVAKITINRPEKLNACTPVTVYEISKAFIDAWTDRKIGVVVFTGAGDKAFCVGGDQSIRDLGGYSYSSEELEGTIAALPLEVGWQIVTFLIRHIPKPVIARVNGYAVGGGHVWQVNCDLSIASEKAKFGQAGPRVGSFDPGFGTGELWRNVGMKRAKEIWFLCRLYTAEEALKMGLVNAVVPHEKLDEEVEKWCSELLEKSPTALKMLKYAFLADTEGLAGITELGVGGLSLYYGTEESLEGRNAFMEKRKPDFWKFVEGGD; this is translated from the coding sequence TTGAAGTTTCAGGACATAATCTACGAGAAAGAGGGAAGAGTGGCGAAAATAACCATCAACCGCCCCGAAAAGCTGAACGCCTGCACGCCCGTGACGGTTTACGAGATTAGCAAGGCCTTCATTGACGCATGGACGGACAGGAAGATTGGTGTTGTCGTTTTCACGGGGGCAGGGGATAAAGCCTTCTGCGTCGGTGGGGACCAGTCCATCAGGGATCTGGGTGGGTACAGCTACAGCAGCGAGGAGCTTGAGGGGACTATTGCCGCTTTACCGCTTGAGGTGGGATGGCAGATAGTCACCTTTCTCATCAGGCACATTCCCAAGCCAGTCATTGCGAGAGTGAATGGCTATGCTGTCGGTGGGGGGCATGTTTGGCAGGTGAACTGTGATCTCTCAATAGCCTCTGAAAAAGCAAAGTTCGGTCAGGCGGGGCCGAGGGTTGGCAGCTTCGACCCAGGTTTTGGCACTGGAGAGCTTTGGAGAAACGTTGGAATGAAGAGGGCGAAGGAAATCTGGTTCCTCTGCAGGCTCTACACCGCTGAAGAGGCCCTGAAAATGGGCCTTGTCAATGCTGTTGTCCCCCACGAGAAGCTTGACGAAGAGGTGGAGAAGTGGTGCAGCGAGCTGCTTGAAAAAAGCCCTACAGCATTGAAAATGCTAAAATACGCCTTTCTGGCTGACACTGAAGGCCTTGCGGGCATAACGGAGCTTGGCGTGGGAGGGCTAAGCCTCTACTACGGCACTGAGGAGTCGCTTGAGGGCAGAAACGCCTTCATGGAGAAGAGGAAGCCCGACTTCTGGAAGTTTGTTGAAGGAGGTGATTGA
- a CDS encoding DUF2240 family protein, whose product MMRKVIAAAFKSKGKKKMKRSELIYTMSFDLNWFTHEGSKKVVEEAEKEGLLAGDDELQPTFDLDEVELTDFKPDLSELLSRSVTDRIIEEIAVKLKKDGREVVSMVNRKQEELGGIISFPVAALIVAKEVGINIAPYIEEVEREVFQ is encoded by the coding sequence ATGATGCGCAAGGTGATCGCTGCAGCCTTCAAGAGCAAGGGAAAAAAGAAAATGAAAAGAAGCGAGTTGATTTATACCATGAGCTTCGATTTGAACTGGTTTACCCACGAAGGGAGCAAGAAGGTCGTGGAGGAGGCCGAGAAGGAGGGGTTGCTTGCAGGCGATGATGAACTCCAGCCAACCTTTGACCTGGATGAGGTTGAACTTACGGACTTCAAGCCTGACCTTTCAGAGCTTCTGTCAAGGTCGGTAACGGATAGAATCATTGAAGAGATAGCTGTAAAACTAAAAAAGGATGGCAGGGAAGTCGTTTCCATGGTAAACAGGAAGCAGGAAGAGCTTGGCGGCATAATCAGTTTTCCGGTGGCTGCACTAATCGTAGCCAAAGAGGTGGGGATAAACATCGCGCCTTACATCGAGGAGGTAGAGAGAGAAGTATTCCAGTGA
- a CDS encoding Zn-ribbon domain-containing protein, giving the protein MAHRCTKCGKLYPTGDMRLLQGCECGNNKFLYVPDEKRPAEPEKVEEEIRKEFTEMGIETVRILSPGRYEINIERLLQGEGIVIALQEDGRYVIHLPSLLKRKRVEK; this is encoded by the coding sequence ATGGCACACAGATGCACCAAGTGCGGAAAGCTGTACCCAACTGGAGATATGAGGTTACTCCAGGGCTGCGAGTGCGGAAACAACAAGTTCCTCTACGTTCCCGACGAGAAAAGGCCAGCAGAACCGGAGAAGGTTGAAGAGGAGATCAGGAAGGAGTTTACTGAGATGGGAATTGAGACCGTCAGAATTCTCTCTCCCGGAAGGTACGAGATCAACATAGAAAGGCTTCTGCAGGGTGAGGGAATCGTTATCGCTCTTCAGGAGGACGGAAGGTACGTTATCCACCTCCCCTCTTTATTGAAGAGAAAGAGGGTCGAGAAGTAG
- a CDS encoding 3-hydroxyacyl-CoA dehydrogenase NAD-binding domain-containing protein yields the protein MKLEDIKVIGVVGAGVMGHGIAQVAARTGYDVVMVDVSEEVLKKAMELIESGPFGLRRLVEKGKMSEDEAKAVMARIRTSTSLEALKDADFIIEAVTEKADLKKKIFAELDRICKPETIIASNTSAIMISDLATAVERKDKFIGMHWFNPAPVMRLIEVIRGALTSDETFNITVELSKKMGKIPIEAGDGPGFFTTRFINSWLVEAVRLFEIGIAGIKEIDEMCKLAFGFPMGPFELMDLIGLDTALHIAEYLYNETKEPHYAAPNTLKKLVLSGYVGRKPGSRGGWYDYYGIER from the coding sequence ATGAAGCTGGAGGATATTAAGGTTATTGGAGTTGTTGGCGCTGGAGTTATGGGGCATGGAATTGCTCAGGTGGCTGCGAGAACCGGCTATGATGTGGTAATGGTTGACGTGAGTGAAGAAGTGCTTAAAAAGGCGATGGAGCTGATAGAATCAGGCCCCTTTGGCCTGAGAAGGCTTGTGGAGAAGGGAAAGATGAGCGAGGATGAGGCAAAGGCGGTGATGGCGAGGATAAGGACATCAACGTCTCTCGAAGCTTTAAAGGATGCGGACTTCATAATTGAGGCTGTAACCGAGAAAGCTGACCTAAAGAAGAAGATTTTTGCCGAGCTGGACAGAATATGCAAGCCAGAAACCATCATAGCCTCAAACACCTCCGCAATAATGATTTCTGATCTGGCTACGGCTGTGGAGAGGAAGGACAAGTTCATCGGGATGCACTGGTTCAATCCTGCTCCGGTTATGAGGCTGATCGAGGTTATAAGAGGGGCATTAACGAGCGATGAAACCTTCAACATCACCGTTGAGCTTTCCAAGAAGATGGGCAAGATTCCCATCGAGGCAGGAGATGGTCCGGGCTTCTTCACAACCAGATTCATAAACTCGTGGCTCGTTGAGGCGGTAAGACTCTTCGAGATTGGAATTGCAGGAATTAAGGAGATTGACGAGATGTGCAAGCTGGCTTTCGGCTTCCCAATGGGTCCCTTTGAGCTCATGGACCTCATTGGCTTGGATACTGCGCTGCACATTGCCGAGTATCTGTACAACGAAACGAAGGAGCCGCACTACGCTGCACCAAACACGTTGAAGAAGCTCGTCCTTTCAGGTTACGTGGGAAGGAAGCCCGGAAGCAGAGGAGGGTGGTACGACTACTACGGGATAGAGCGCTAA
- a CDS encoding homocysteine biosynthesis protein produces the protein MAKTVEEINQKIREGNVVVVTAAEMKDIVEELGPEKAAKEVDVVTTGTFGAMCSSGAFFNFGHADPPIKMQRVWMNDVEAYTGIAAVDAYLGVTQLSESVEEYGGSHVIEELVKGREVELKATAYGTDCYPRKEIVTEVSLEDVNQAVMVNPRNAYQRYNAATNSSNKLLRTYMGTLLPNFGNVTFAGTGEISPLNNDPEYRTIGIGTRIFLCGAKGYVIGEGTQHAPPYGTLMVKGNLKEMKPEYMKAAYFPGYGATLFVGIGIPIPILDAEMAKFTAVRNSEIETKILDFGVARRDRPVVRKVTYEELISGRVEINGEEVRVSPLSSFYMAEKIMKELKRQIERGEFLLTAPVDRIPTKEVFKPMRQREVKVVKSVMVEAYTISPETAIEEAARIMMDKGINHIPVVEEGRLVGIITSWDIAKAVARNRKGAVKSIMTRNVIYTHPDEPVEVAARKMEQNNISALPVVDSRKRVLGIVTSEDLSKLIAR, from the coding sequence ATGGCCAAAACCGTTGAGGAGATCAACCAGAAAATCAGGGAAGGGAACGTTGTGGTTGTCACCGCTGCCGAAATGAAGGATATTGTAGAGGAGCTTGGACCTGAGAAGGCCGCAAAGGAGGTTGATGTTGTCACAACTGGAACCTTCGGGGCGATGTGCTCAAGCGGCGCCTTCTTCAACTTTGGTCATGCCGACCCGCCGATAAAGATGCAAAGGGTGTGGATGAACGACGTTGAGGCTTACACAGGCATTGCAGCTGTTGATGCTTATCTTGGAGTAACGCAGCTTTCAGAAAGCGTTGAGGAGTACGGCGGGAGCCATGTGATTGAGGAGCTTGTTAAGGGCAGGGAGGTTGAGCTGAAGGCAACGGCCTACGGCACTGACTGCTATCCGCGAAAGGAAATTGTTACTGAAGTATCGCTTGAGGACGTTAATCAGGCGGTCATGGTAAATCCAAGAAACGCTTACCAGCGCTACAATGCCGCAACGAACAGCTCCAACAAGCTTCTCAGGACTTACATGGGTACCCTGCTGCCGAACTTCGGCAACGTGACCTTTGCTGGCACCGGTGAGATAAGCCCGCTGAACAACGACCCTGAGTACCGCACAATTGGCATAGGAACGAGGATATTCCTCTGCGGGGCTAAAGGCTACGTTATCGGGGAGGGAACTCAGCACGCCCCGCCCTACGGAACCCTCATGGTGAAGGGCAATCTCAAGGAGATGAAGCCTGAATACATGAAGGCTGCGTACTTCCCCGGCTACGGAGCTACTCTTTTCGTCGGCATAGGCATCCCAATCCCGATACTCGACGCAGAGATGGCCAAGTTTACGGCTGTCAGAAATAGCGAGATAGAGACCAAAATCCTCGACTTCGGTGTTGCGAGGAGAGACAGACCTGTTGTTAGGAAGGTGACCTACGAGGAGCTGATAAGCGGTAGGGTTGAGATTAACGGCGAAGAGGTGAGGGTTTCTCCGCTCTCAAGCTTCTACATGGCCGAGAAGATAATGAAGGAGCTCAAGCGTCAGATCGAGAGGGGAGAATTTCTCCTAACCGCTCCGGTTGACAGAATTCCAACCAAGGAGGTATTCAAGCCGATGAGGCAGAGAGAGGTTAAGGTCGTCAAGAGCGTGATGGTCGAGGCGTACACGATCTCTCCGGAGACGGCGATAGAGGAGGCGGCGAGAATAATGATGGACAAGGGCATTAACCACATTCCGGTGGTTGAGGAGGGAAGGCTTGTGGGTATAATCACTTCGTGGGACATCGCCAAAGCTGTGGCCAGAAACAGGAAGGGTGCAGTTAAGAGCATAATGACGAGAAACGTCATCTACACCCACCCTGACGAGCCTGTAGAGGTTGCGGCGAGGAAAATGGAGCAAAACAACATTTCAGCTTTGCCTGTTGTCGATTCAAGAAAGAGGGTGCTCGGAATAGTGACCAGCGAGGATTTGAGCAAGCTCATTGCGAGGTGA
- a CDS encoding acetate--CoA ligase, which yields MLLLEHESKALLEKYGIKTAKCIFCETEEQAVKAAKEIGFPVVMKVAGREIVHKSDVGGVILNVKSEDEVREVFQRLMSIPKAEGVNVQPQLEKGIEVIVGVAENEQFGSVAMFGLGGVFVEVLKDVSFRLLPLTRRDAEEMVREVKGYKLLEGYRGVRGDVGAVVDLLLKLNEVVERESIVEMDLNPVFVYERGAVVADARIVVGERKRFEMGVEDISFFFKAKSVAVIGASRNLLKPGGRVLSNLKHLGFRGKVYPVNPNAGEILGYKCYPSVRAIPDKVDLAVIAVPSKNAIEVVKECAEKGVKGIIVLSAGFAEGWEQGKELERQIVEIARKSGMRIVGPNTMGILDPESGLTSFFSVLRKIGQGNIGVLAQSGAVANFILLPLWHVGFSKIVAIGNKADVGEVEVLNFLLKDEKTRVVAAYLEGFTNGRKFYELMKASTKPIVVLKSGRTEAGKRSALSHTASISTSEEIFEAACKQAGVAKVYDFEELVDAAKALALQPLPRGTRVGVIQPSGAECVMSADAVVENGLELAKYSEKTLERLYELAPEWHSINNPLDLYPIAEKSGDEVFNEVLKVFNEDENIDAIVAGVFIPSIMKLGVDFSWTRKFSKPVLFTMKDDIEELRQARIEIERSGVPVYPTPERAVRALRHMVTVAKRKS from the coding sequence ATGCTACTCCTCGAACACGAATCCAAAGCTCTGCTGGAAAAGTACGGCATAAAGACTGCAAAGTGCATCTTCTGCGAAACAGAAGAGCAGGCTGTTAAAGCTGCGAAGGAAATCGGCTTTCCCGTTGTGATGAAGGTTGCAGGCAGAGAAATTGTGCACAAGAGCGACGTTGGTGGAGTCATTCTTAACGTTAAATCGGAGGATGAGGTTAGGGAGGTTTTCCAAAGGCTGATGTCCATTCCAAAAGCTGAGGGAGTTAACGTTCAGCCCCAGCTTGAGAAGGGGATCGAGGTTATTGTTGGCGTTGCAGAGAACGAGCAGTTTGGAAGCGTTGCAATGTTTGGGCTTGGTGGTGTTTTTGTTGAGGTTCTGAAGGATGTCAGCTTCCGCCTGCTTCCCCTAACAAGGAGAGATGCGGAGGAGATGGTTAGGGAGGTTAAGGGGTATAAGCTGCTTGAGGGTTACAGAGGAGTTAGGGGGGATGTTGGGGCAGTTGTTGATTTGCTGCTTAAGCTGAATGAGGTTGTTGAGAGGGAGAGTATAGTGGAGATGGACCTGAATCCGGTTTTTGTGTATGAGAGAGGAGCTGTTGTGGCGGATGCGAGGATTGTGGTGGGGGAGAGGAAGAGATTTGAGATGGGTGTTGAGGATATAAGCTTCTTTTTCAAAGCCAAGAGTGTGGCGGTTATTGGGGCTTCAAGGAACCTTCTCAAGCCCGGTGGGAGGGTTCTTTCCAATTTGAAGCACCTTGGCTTTAGGGGGAAGGTTTATCCCGTCAACCCCAATGCAGGCGAGATTCTTGGCTATAAGTGCTATCCCTCAGTCAGAGCGATTCCGGATAAGGTTGACCTCGCCGTAATAGCAGTCCCCTCAAAAAACGCCATAGAGGTCGTTAAGGAGTGTGCGGAGAAGGGAGTTAAAGGAATCATTGTTTTGAGCGCAGGTTTTGCGGAGGGCTGGGAGCAGGGAAAGGAGCTGGAAAGGCAGATTGTGGAGATTGCAAGGAAAAGCGGAATGAGGATAGTCGGGCCAAACACTATGGGCATACTCGACCCTGAATCGGGATTGACCTCCTTCTTCTCAGTGCTCAGAAAAATCGGTCAAGGAAACATCGGTGTTCTCGCCCAGAGCGGTGCGGTTGCCAACTTCATTCTCCTGCCTCTGTGGCATGTAGGATTCAGCAAAATCGTTGCAATAGGCAACAAGGCTGATGTTGGAGAGGTGGAGGTGCTAAACTTTTTGCTGAAGGATGAAAAAACGAGGGTTGTTGCAGCCTACCTCGAAGGCTTCACAAACGGCAGGAAGTTCTACGAGCTCATGAAAGCCTCAACCAAGCCCATCGTCGTTCTGAAGTCGGGGAGGACTGAGGCGGGGAAGAGGAGCGCCTTAAGCCACACCGCCTCAATATCAACAAGCGAGGAGATTTTCGAGGCCGCATGCAAACAAGCAGGAGTGGCAAAGGTTTACGATTTCGAGGAGCTGGTGGATGCTGCGAAGGCCCTCGCCTTGCAGCCCCTTCCCAGAGGCACGAGAGTTGGCGTAATCCAGCCTTCTGGGGCAGAGTGCGTGATGTCAGCGGATGCAGTAGTGGAGAACGGCTTGGAGCTGGCGAAGTACTCGGAGAAAACGCTCGAAAGGCTGTACGAACTCGCCCCGGAGTGGCACAGCATCAACAACCCGCTCGACCTCTATCCAATAGCAGAAAAAAGCGGTGATGAGGTCTTCAATGAGGTGCTGAAGGTCTTCAACGAGGATGAGAACATAGATGCGATTGTTGCGGGGGTTTTCATTCCCAGCATTATGAAGCTCGGCGTCGACTTCTCGTGGACCAGGAAGTTCAGCAAGCCGGTCCTTTTCACCATGAAGGACGACATAGAGGAGCTGAGGCAGGCGAGGATTGAGATTGAGAGGAGCGGAGTTCCCGTTTACCCCACTCCAGAAAGGGCTGTAAGGGCACTGAGACACATGGTTACGGTTGCAAAGAGGAAATCTTAA